The stretch of DNA TAACATCAGCAAATATCAACAAATATCAATGCTTTAATAAGTTCAGTTACCAGTTAGCATCAACTAACATCAATGATCATTAGTCAGTCAACTAGCTACCACCAATCAGCTAATATCCACTAACATCCATTAACAAGTTACCATAAATCAACTaatttgtaaatgaatatgtcTGTTGATCACAAATTAACGTTTGATTATGATTTATATAAAAGTACATTAGGCagctattatatatatatatatatatatatatatatatataaagacaaGCATATATTTTCAttgcatttttatatatttgctgTACTGTATACTCAAAATTCCCTTCATTGTTTTTTCAGTAACCATTGCAAACATGAGGACTGTAAGCCTTTTTGTAAAAAAGGTAAGAGGTAGAAGACATTTAatgatatataattattaatattaaatgaatatatataatggATATATAATGAATTTTATATATCCTCACATCTTCTAAGAGATATTGACTGTATCAACATGATCTGTATCAAAGTGCAGTATATTacgtgttttattttctcattaacGTTTATATGAATGTCATGTATAATATCACTGATGTCTTGGCTTATTTAGATAAACCTGAAGATTGGAAGCTGTATCTGATCATTGTGCCCATTCTGCTGCTGGGGCTTCTTTTCATCCTTTTTTACTGGACCTGTATTAAGAAAACAGTTCAGTTGTGTGAAAAGAACGTCATTTTACACATTGATCCTACTGGAATAACACCAGATGTGCAGATACCTGGTAAATAAACATGTTATTGCTGCCATTGGGAAATTGGTGTTTTAGGTTATTTGTggatgtaatggaatatattgaaTGGATTAGATATCTTTAAGGTGAAAATGCGTATTTGGTCATGGTCATTTTTTTTAGGCTgagaatattatattaatattgtcCTTTCTTTACAGTCGCAGTTCAGCCTGTTACACACATCCAGGTGCCAATGGTTGGTACTACTTGAAATTCCTGAATTCCtgatatttcagtgtttttaaattctgtaaaaatatgtttatttctcttttatttctatatatttttttaagcttaTGGATGCTGGAACCTCACAAGATGAAGAAagcagacaaacacagagactTCTCAACATGACCAGCATCACAGCTCCACTAATTAATGAAGACACAAAAGGCATAGTAATTATACTGCTCTATTTAAAAGAATGCACCTTAAACAATATTGTCACTATCATGTCTAAACCTTGTAGCTCCACATTTTACACGGTGTGATCAGTAATGGACCAAAAGGGAAGGTTAAATATTGTGGAATTTGCCTTCATGTGTAAAGATTCTATTTCTgagataaaaacatttttgtactAACCAAACATCataaaatactaataaaaatCCTGTTAGTATTTGGAGGCTAAAGAAGATAATAATGTTAGTACTTAGGTGATCATTTAACATTTGGTTAGTTTTTGTGTACTGAGAATAGATGACAATCAGCATCAATCTTGAAATATACATTTGTTGTGGTTGTGTTTTGCACGTGGAATGAAGAAACCATACATGAACATGCAGGTTTTCCTGTCAGCTCAGAACCTTATCCTAATATCTtttgggtgggtgtgtgtgagggtgtcagCTAAGCTGGAGACACAGTGATGAAAGTGATAGGAGGACTACAGAAAAGCTGATACATCAGATAATACAACACATATCATTTTGTCTTATGTCTCTCATGCTTCCTGTTGCCTCTTTACTAAGAGCTCTCAGTATTTAGTTAACTTCAGAAAGCACATgttaaaagacaaaaacaaacttaaaataattaaacataaaatagaATCAAATGGACGTACTCTTatggaaaataaaatagatgATATTTTATACTCTTatgattaacaaaaaaatatatattatttaaaaaaaacagatatgtGTTGCTTTTTGTGTTCCTTCTGTCAGGTGATTCTAGCAGTGGATGGGCATCAGATAGTAAAACAAGCAGTGTTTGGTTTCCATTTAGAGAGAATTGAAATAAGCAAAGTGTGAGGGGACTGATTTCAGTTTGGCAATACCATTAAAAAAACACCTCTTTACACTCAAGCTTATTTCTTCTCAAATTAAAGGGATAAATCTGAACTGATCCAAATATTTTTTCAGCACAGCTAGACTGATTTGGAGATAAAGGCCCCAGGTATCACCAATAGTTTATGTGCTTTCAGAGGGACCAAATTTATTTAGGCCAGACTTTTCTACATGAGAAGATTTTATGCTAGCAGTTATATGACATCCTTAATACAGCCAAAGAAAGTTGTCAAAACCAATTAACAATTTCTAGAGTTATATTTTTGAATAACTTGGTATGTGCTTTATGTGCTGCTTTAGTTTCAACACAAAAGCAGACTACATGTGGACTTCAAGTTACAAAGCCTGAGATCTTATAAGAAATAATCAAAGTTTGCACAATCTCTCTTGGTCAAAAAAACCAAAGCAAACTACCGAAGTAAAAGAATTATAGTGTAATGATCTTAATACACAGTGCTGCCTTTTAACCACTTAAACCCCAAGGACATAATATCTTGCATTGTAGTTTCATTGTATTTACAGGATTATGATACAAATGATATCATTTTATAACTATTGAGATGCTCTTTGAAACACTAGTGTCTTTAGTGAATTTACCCCTTTATCTTAGTATCTTAACAGAATCATGTTGCGTGTGTGGTCTTGCCAGTGCTTGCCACTGTTGAGTAACAGCTTAGCATCAACACTCATTTAGTGAAATGAAAAAATGGGAGTTTTCAGTGAGGAATAGATGTAGATAGCAGTTTTCAAGAATGCTATCTCTAATTCTTAGTATTCATCATTTCACACAAAACCAATTTGAATACCtttgtttacaaaaacaaaacaaactaatCAGAAATATTGAAAAGAAACTTCCCAATTAGGCACTTACAGAATACAGGCTTATATATGCCTCATTGTTATAGAAGCCCAAACTGGTAAATTAACCCAAATTTACCATATGGAAGGTAGTGGTATTACCCAATATGCTACACTAACTGCTACAGGTTGCCCTTCTATTAACAAGTGTGGTCTTTCTTCAGGGCATGGCAGGTATGAAGTGCAGAAGGAGACGTGGCCAGCTCCGGTGCTGTATGCCATCATCAGACAGATTCCTGTGCGGCGCTGGAAGGAGTTCTTGAGGCTGCTTTCGGTGTCCGATGATCAGATGGAGAGAGTGGAATTGGAGGCCGGTCCCTCATATTTGGAACAGCAGTATCAGATGCTGCGACTATGGAGCCAGAGGAGTGGAGTGGACCTGGAGAACAtctactctacactacactacatggAACTGTCCGGCTGTGCTCAAGACCTGCAAGAGAATCTGCAACAGCTGCAGAATGTTCTGAAGCCTGACATGAACATGGCCTAGATAGATAAACCTGTGGTTTTTGCTTTTCAGTTCCTCACCAGGTCCTGACCTCCCAGTGTTCTCGAGAGCGTCATGGTCCAAACTGTAATGGATTGGGTTAATGGAAAACTTTCATTAGTTTCATATATTTCTGTTCAGTTTAAATGATGACTCAAATTAGTTTTGTATAAAATCTCTTTAAAATCTATGGTGCGCTGTAAGAGTAAAATCAATTAACCATTTACTTTaggttattaattaattaaaagtagTCTGGAATATTACCATGTGTGTTCTAGAAATGGTTTAAAATGATGTCTAAAAATGTACAGTGTTGGTATGCTATTATAATTACATTATGATTGTAATCAC from Hoplias malabaricus isolate fHopMal1 chromosome 5, fHopMal1.hap1, whole genome shotgun sequence encodes:
- the si:ch211-112c15.8 gene encoding tumor necrosis factor receptor superfamily member 1A, translating into MSMSTSLGVLALALIAAFLCQTGCCLEECLLSNQGCPPGCYKHGQSCKRCSPQFYNPNHDSRPECLPCQHCDSKMNKIVEHDCTADKDRVCACKKGFYKIPTFAEEFNCMDCEGCKNCSTCPECKDNCKPNCKLGQYLEKGICQPCADNHCKHEDCKPFCKKDKPEDWKLYLIIVPILLLGLLFILFYWTCIKKTVQLCEKNVILHIDPTGITPDVQIPVAVQPVTHIQVPMLMDAGTSQDEESRQTQRLLNMTSITAPLINEDTKGHGRYEVQKETWPAPVLYAIIRQIPVRRWKEFLRLLSVSDDQMERVELEAGPSYLEQQYQMLRLWSQRSGVDLENIYSTLHYMELSGCAQDLQENLQQLQNVLKPDMNMA